The following are encoded together in the Chanodichthys erythropterus isolate Z2021 chromosome 16, ASM2448905v1, whole genome shotgun sequence genome:
- the tfa gene encoding transferrin-a → MNILLLSLLGCLAVALPSASAQKVRWCVKTQKELKKCEHLKTKSPDLDCHLRSSLTECMRSIKDGEADAVTADGQNVYIGGLLPYELHPIISEKNNKECCHAVAVVKSDSNFNIAALKGKTSCHSCHQSVGGWNIPIGTLVADNKISWIPSDMALEKAVSQHFSGSCIPGISKDTYVNLCQACQGDCSCSKNEKYSGGEGAFQCMKNGDGQVAFVCHSAIPVSERKDYQLLCKDGSRKTATEYKTCHLGKEPARAVITHKDTGSQNIYRVLKQIPDSDLFSSAAFGGKDLIFSDSATGLVELPRDTDSYQYLKEDYYMAMQALKVGTPPPLAKDYSIQWCTVGHAEQLKCDGLQIPRIECRRASSVDECIKKVMRREADAFTADGGQVYIAGKCGLVPAMVEQSDEKSCPEGGEDSSYYVVAVVRKDSGVKWSKLRGVKSCHTGLDRNAGWKVPDSVICGNKTECTLYNFFSEGCAPGADPASNMCKLCKGSGKAVGDESKCKASSGEMYYGYDGAFRCLAEKAGDVAFIKHSIVGAYTDGNGTDWAKALKSDDFELICPKSPDRTFKYSDFKECNLAKVPAHAVVTREDVRSDVVSVLKQAQMSIKGLFVSKGERNLLFSDSTKCLQENTKPLKEFLSEEYIAMIERTYRTGQGKPELLKACTLENCSTDS, encoded by the exons ATGAACATCCTGCTCCTCTCATTGCTGGGCTGCCTTG CTGTGGCACTGCCCTCAGCCAGTGCTCAAAAAGTCAGATGGTGTGTGAAAACACAGAAGGAGCTGAAAAAATGCGAACACCTTAAAACCAAATCACCAGATCTTGATTGTCATCTCCGGTCTTCTCTAACTGAGTGCATGAGGAGCATCAAG GATGGTGAGGCAGATGCTGTAACTGCAGATGGACAAAATGTTTACATAGGTGGACTCCTTCCTTACGAACTCCATCCTATCATTTCAGAGAAAAATAATAaag AATGCTGTCATGCTGTGGCTGTGGTAAAGAGTGACTCTAACTTCAACATCGCTGCACTCAAAGGAAAGACTTCCTGCCATAGTTGTCATCAAAGTGTCGGAGGCTGGAATATACCCATTGGAACACTGGTTGCAGACAATAAGATTTCCTGGATTCCTAGTGATATGGCTCTTGAGAAAG CTGTGTCACAGCACTTCTCAGGCAGTTGCATTCCTGGAATATCAAAAGACACATACGTAAACCTGTGCCAAGCTTGCCAGGGTGACTGCAGCTGCTcaaagaatgaaaaatactCCGGTGGTGAAGGAGCCTTTCA GTGCATGAAAAATGGTGATGGACAAGTTGCCTTTGTTTGCCACAGTGCAATCCCAG TGAGTGAGAGAAAAGACTACCAGCTGTTGTGCAAGGACGGCAGTAGAAAAACTGCTACGGAGTACAAGACCTGCCACCTCGGCAAAGAGCCTGCCCGTGCTGTCATCACCCACAAGGACACTGGATCACAGAACATTTATAGAGTCCTTAAACAGATTCCA GATTCAGATCTTTTCTCTTCTGCTGCTTTTGGGGGAAAAGACCTGATATTCTCAGACTCTGCAACTGGCCTGGTGGAGCTCCCTAGAGACACAGACTCCTACCAATACCTGAAAGAAGATTATTATATGGCCATGCAAGCCCTTAAAG TTGGAACCCCTCCACCACTGGCTAAGGACTATAGCATTCAATGGTGTACTGTTGGCCATGCAGAGCAACTGAAGTGTGACGGTTTACAGATTCCTCGTATTGAGTGCAGAAGGGCATCATCTGTGGATGAGTGCATCAAGAAAGTCATG CGCAGAGAAGCAGATGCCTTTACAGCTGATGGCGGCCAGGTATATATTGCTGGAAAATGCGGTCTAGTTCCAGCCATGGTTGAGCAGTCTGATGAAA AAAGCTGTCCTGAAGGTGGAG AGGACTCAAGTTACTATGTAGTGGCGGTTGTGCGTAAGGACTCAGGTGTAAAGTGGAGTAAACTGCGAGGGGTAAAGTCCTGCCACACTGGCCTGGACCGCAACGCTGGTTGGAAAGTCCCAGATTCAGTCATATGCGGCAATAAAACTGAATGTACACTAT ACAATTTCTTCAGTGAAGGCTGCGCTCCTGGTGCTGATCCTGCATCAAACATGTGTAAACTGTGTAAAGGAAGTGGGAAAGCAGTGGGAGATGAGAGCAAGTGCAAAGCCTCTTCTGGCGAGATGTACTATGGCTATGATGGGGCTTTCAG GTGTCTTGCAGAAAAAGCTGGTGATGTTGCTTTTATCAAGCACAGTATTGTTGGGGCTTACACAGATG GTAACGGAACAGACTGGGCTAAGGCTCTAAAGTCAGACGACTTTGAACTGATCTGTCCAAAATCACCAGACAGAACATTCAAATACTCTGATTTTAAAGAGTGTAATCTTGCCAAAGTGCCGGCTCATGCTGTGGTCACTCGGGAAGATGTACGCAGTGATGTGGTGTCCGTTCTGAAGCAGGCTCAA ATGTCTATAAAAGGTCTGTTCGTGTCCAAGGGTGAAAGAAACCTCCTTTTCTCTGATTCCACTAAATGCCTTCAAGAAAATACTAAACCTCTGAAGGAATTCCTGTCTGAAGAGTACATAGCCATGATTGAAAGGACCTACAGGACTGGCCAGGGTAAACCAG AACTGCTGAAGGCATGCACTTTGGAGAACTGCAGTACAGATTCC